GCGGACGCGCTGCCCGGCACCTCGTCGACGACCGCGAGCGCCGAGCGCAGGAGCGACTGGATGCGGCGCACCTCGCCCAGCAGCGACTCCTTCTCGGAGATCGCGTCGCGCAGGATCTTGCGCGCCTCGGCGTTGGCCTCGGTCACGATCACGTCGGCCTCCCGCCGCGCGCTCTCCCGCATGTCCTGCGCCGCGCTCTCCGCGGAGACGAGCGTCGCCCGCAGCAGGCCCTCGAGCTCGAGGTGACGGCTCACCTCCGCCTCCAGCTCTTCGACGCGCTCGGCGAGCTGCGAGCGCTCCCGCCAGACGGCCTCGAAGCTGTCGGCGATGTCGT
This portion of the Gaiella occulta genome encodes:
- a CDS encoding DivIVA domain-containing protein, producing MPLTPVEIRHLELKRGLFGYRKGVVHRIMDDIADSFEAVWRERSQLAERVEELEAEVSRHLELEGLLRATLVSAESAAQDMRESARREADVIVTEANAEARKILRDAISEKESLLGEVRRIQSLLRSALAVVDEVPGSASATVPESRSPHVGAAPAFPAAQPPEERTDPGLRKLAG